In the genome of Natronomonas salina, the window CCAGACGTACGGGCTCTCGGTGACGGCCGCCTCGACGTTCACGCTGCTCGGCAGCGCCGGCCTCCTGCTGGGCCCGCCCTCCATCGGCGCGGTCTCGGACCGCCTCGGCAGCCGGACCCGGCTGATCGTCCTCGGGATGGGGTCGTACGCCACTGCGCTCGCCGTCCTCGCGGCTACCGGCGACCCGCCGCTGCCGGTCGTCGCCGTCGTCCTCTTCGCGACGGGCGCCCTGGCGGGCGCGTACGCGCTCACCTACGCCGTGGTGAAGGAGCGGCACGCGAACGCCGCCTCCGGCGTCTCGACGGGCACCGTCAACACGATGGCGTTCACGGGCGCGGCGGTCATGCCGACGCTGATGGGGTACGTCCTCGACGCCTACTGGACCGGCGAGACCATCGGCGGCGCCCGCGTCTACACGGAGTTCGGCTACCGCGTCGCGTTCTCGCTGGCCGCGGCCGCCGGATTCGGCGCCTTCCTGGCGGCCGTCTGGCTGCACCTGCGGACGGACGACGCGATCGCGTAGCCGGGCCCCGACCGAGCAAGCGGCCAATCGGACTCCGAGCGAGCGCCTCAAGTGTCCCGACCACTACTCTCGGACAATGAGCGACACCGGGCCACTCCAGCCTGACCGACCGGACCTCGACCGCCCGCTCGAGGTCGACGCGCCGTTCGAGCCGGCGGGCGACCAGCCGGAGGCCATCCGGCAACTCGTCGAGGGGTACGAGCGCGGCGCCGAGAAGCAGACGCTCCTGGGGGTCACGGGGTCGGGGAAGACCAACACCGTCTCGTGGGTCGTCGAGGAGCTCCAGCAGCCGACCCTCGTTCTGGCGCACAACAAGACCCTCGCCGCCCAGCTCTACGAGGAGTTCCGCAACCTCTTCCCGAACAACGCCGTCGAGTACTTCGTCTCCTACTACGACTACTACCAGCCGGAGGCGTACGTCGAGCAGACCGACACCTACATCGACAAGGACATGTCGATCAACGAGGAGATCGAGCGGCTCCGCCACTCCGCGACCCGCTCGCTGCTGACCCGCGACGACGTCATCGTCGTCGCCTCCGTCTCGGCCATCTACGGGCTGGGGGATCCGACGAACTACGAGGGGATGGCCCTCCGGCTCGAGCAGGGGCAGTCGTTCGACCGCGAGGACCTCCTGAAGCAGCTGGTCGACCTGAACTACGAGCGCAACGACGTCGACTTCCAGCAGGGCACCTTCCGCGTGCGCGGCGACACCGTCGAGATCTACCCGATGTACGGCCGGCGGGCCCTGCGGGTGGAGTTCTGGGGCGACGAGATCGACCGCATCATGAAGGTCGACGTGCTGAACGGCGAGGTGGTCTCCGAGGAGCCCGCCGCCCTCGTCCACCCAGCGGAGCACTACTCCATCCCAGAGACGAAGCTCGAGCAGGCCATCTCCGAGATCGAGGAACTGATGGAGCGCCGGGTGAGCTACTTCGAGCGGCAGGGCGACCTCGTCGCCGCCCAGCGCATCGAGGAGCGCACCACCTTCGACATCGAGATGCTCCGGGAGACGGGCTACTGCTCGGGCATCGAGAACTACTCGGTGCACATGTCCGACCGCGACTCCGGCGACCCGCCGTACACGCTCATCGACTACTTCCCGGACGACTTCCTCACCGTCGTCGACGAGTCGCACGTCACCATCCCGCAGATCAAGGGCCAGTACATGGGCGACAAGTCCCGGAAGGACTCGCTGGTCGAGAACGGCTTCCGGCTGCCGACCGCCTACGACAACCGGCCGCTGACCTTCGAGGAGTTCGAGGAGAAGACCGACCGCACCCTCTACGTGAGCGCGACGCCGGGCGACTACGAGCGCGAGCACTCCGAGCAGATCGTCGAGCAGATCGTCCGGCCGACGTACCTCGTCGACCCCGAGGTCGAGGTCGCCTCCGCGGAGGGCCAGGTCGAGGACCTGATGGACCGCATCGAGAACATGCCCGACGAGGAGCGCGTCCTCGTGACGACGCTGACCAAGCGGATGGCCGAGGACCTCACCGAGTACCTCGAGGGCGCCGGCGTCGACGTCGCGTACATGCACGACGAGACCGACACCCTCGAGCGCCACGAGCTCATCCGGGCGCTCCGGCTCGGCGAGATCCAGGTGCTCGTCGGCATCAACCTCCTCCGGGAGGGCCTCGACATCCCCGAGGTGAGCCTGGTTGCCATCCTCGACGCTGACCAGGAGGGCTTCCTCCGCTCCGAGACCACGCTCATCCAGACGATGGGGCGGGCGGCCCGGAACGTCAACGGTCGGGTCGTCCTCTACGCCGACGACGAGACCGACTCGATGCGGTCGGCCATCGACGAGACCCGCCGCCGTCGCCGGATTCAGACGGAGTTCAACGAGGAGCACGGCCACGAGCCCCGGACCATCGAGAAGGAGGTCGGCGAGACGAACCTGCCGGGGTCGAAGACCGAGACCGGCGAGGTCTCCGGCGTCGAGGCCGACGACCTCGACGAGGCCGAGGAGCTCATCGAGCGCCTCGAGCGACGGATGGAGGAGGCCGCCGACAACCTGGAGTTCGAACTGGCCGCCGACATCCGCGACCGCATCCGCCAGGTCCGGGAGTCGTTCGACGAACTGGCCGACCCCGACGACGGCGTCCCGACGCCCGACGACGAGATCTGACCCGCCCCGACGCCGTCCGCTTTTATTGCCGCCGCGAGTGACACCCACCTATGGCCGTCCGCGCCTACCTGCGCTCGCCCGCCGCCATCGCCTGGACGCTGCTCGGCGCCGCCGCGGTCGGCGCCGTCTGCGGCCTGGGCTGGCTGGCCCTGGCGGCGGTCCGGTCGAGCAACCTCGGCGGGAACTCCCTGGCCACGGGCGGCATCGCGGAGCTTCTCTACGTCGCCGTCCTCCTGGTGGTGCTCGCCGTCCTCGCGGTCGTCTGGCTCCCCTTCGACGCCGGCATCGCCCACGCCGTCGGTCGGCGGGCCCGCGGCGACCGCGTCTCCTTCCGCCGGTCGGTCGCCGCGGTGCGCACCAGCGGCCGGTCGCTCGCCCGCTGGCTGAAGACCCGCGCCGCCGTCGGCCCCCTCGCCGCGCGCGTCCTCACCGAGGACGACGTCGCCCCCAACGAGGTCGTCGTCGGCTGCCAGAAGTTCGTCGTCCCGGCGCTGCTGCTGGACGCGCCCGCCACGCTCCCGCGGGCGGTCGAGCGCGCCAATCGCGTGACGCCGCAGCCGGGGCACGAGCGCCTGCTCGTCGGCTGTCTCGGCGCGACGGGCCTCCTCGCCGCCGCGCTGGTCTTCGGCCCGGCAGGTTCGCCCGCCCCCATCGCCGCCGTCGCGTCGCCGCTGGCGGCCGGCGTCGTCGTCCTGGGCGCCGTCGTCACGGCCGCGCTGAGCGCCGCCTGGCGGGCGTCGGTGTACGCCTCGCAGGACCTCTCCGAGGGGTTCTCCCGGTAGCGGCTGCCGGGGGCGGCGGGCCGACCCGCACGGAACCGGACGTTTTGTGACCCCGGGCGACGCAGCTACGGTATGCTCATCGCCTTCGACTTCGACGGGACGCTCTCCGACTCGGAGATGACGGTCCTGCTGGGGGAGGAAGCCGGCGTCGCCGACGAGATCGACGAGATCACCGAGCGCGCGATGAACGACGAGATCTCCTACGCCGAGAGCCTCTACGAGCGCGCCGAGCTGCTCGACGGCCTCGAGGACGACGACGTCGAGGCGGCCTTCGACCGCGTGGAACTGCGCGAGGGCGCCGCCGACGTCATCCGGGCGCTCGACGACGCGGGCAACCACGTCGCCATCCTCACCGGCGGCTTCGACCGCGGCGTCTCGATGGCCCTCGAGAAGGAGGACGTCTACGTCGACACCATCGTCGCCAACCGCCTGCCGATGCGCAACGGCAAGCTGACCGGCGAGGCCGAGGGCCCGCTCATCGAGGGCACGAAGGACGAGGCGCTGAAGGACCTCTCGGAGGAGGTCGGCATCGGGATGTCCGAGACCGTCGCCATCGGTGACGGCGCCAACGACCTCCCGATGCTCGAGGTCGCCGACCTCGCGATCGGCTACGAGCCGAAGCCGGCCGTCGAACCGCACTGCGACGTCGTCGTCACGTCGATGGCGGAACTGCAGGACCTCCTCGAGGAGCGGAACGTCGTATAACGGCTCCAGAAGCCGACCTCTTTCGGGTCCCCACCGGCCGAGCGTTTATATTCGAAGACGGGACGAGACGCCCCGTGACGTGAGACCCGTCCGGCGGCCGGTCGAGGTGGGTGTGCGGAGTGCCGCCGTCGGACAGCTATACGCTCCGCCTGTTCGCACGAACCGGCAGCCCCGTGGTCGCCGGCGTCAGGTCGCCTCGTCGATCGCCGCGTCCAGGTCGGCGATGATGCGGTCGGTGTCCTCCAGGCCGACCGAGAGGCGGACGAGGTCGTCGGTGACGCCGCTGGCCTGCTTCTCCTCGTCGGTGAGCTGCTGGTGGGTCGTCGACCCGGGGTGGATGATGAGCGTCTTCGCGTCCCCGACGTTCGCCAGCAGGCTGGCCAGCTCCGTCGACTCGACGGTCTTGCGGGCGGCGTCGTAGCCCGCCTCCAGTCCGAAGGTGATCATCCCGCCGTAGCCGCCGTCGAGGTACTGGCTTGCGGTGTCGTGCGTCTCGTGGCTGTCGAGGCCGGGGTAGGTGACCCAGGAGACCTCGGGGTGGTCGTCGAGGTACTCGGCGACGGCCTGGGCGTTCTCGCAGTGCCGCTCCATCCGCATCGGCAGCGTCTCCAGCCCCTGGACCGTGGTCCAGGCGTCGAACGGCGCCTGCTGGTTGCCGAGGTCGCGCAGCCCGCGGGTCCGGGCCGCGTAGGCGAAGGCGGCCTCGCCGAACGTCTCCTCGAAGTTGATCCCGTGGTAGGCGGGGTTCGGCTTGGCGACCTCCGGGAACCGGTCGGCGTGCTTCCCCCAGGGGAACGAGCCGCCGTCGATCAGGACGCCGCCGATGGTCGTCCCGGAGCCGTGGATCCACTTCGTCGTGGAGTTCCACACGAGGTCGGCGCCGTGCTCGAGCGGTCGGCAGAGCGCGGGCGTCGCGAACGTGTTGTCGACGAACAGCGGGACGCCGTTGTCGTGGGCGATGTCGGCCAGGCGCTCGAGGTCCGGCGTCACGAGCGCCGGGTTGCCGATGGTCTCGCAGTGGACGAAGGCGGTGTCCTCGTCGATGGCCTCCTCGTAGGCGTCGTAGTCGAGGGTGTCGACGAACCGCGTCTCGACGCCGCGGCGCTCGACGGTGTGGGTGAGGTAGGTGTAGGTGCCGCCGTACAGCGACGACGCCGAGACGATGTTGTCGCCGGCGGAGGCGAGGATGAACGTCGCGAGGTCGAACGACGCCATCCCCGAGGACGTCGCCAGCGCCGCGACGCCGCCCTCGAGGGTCGCCATCCGCTGTTCGAGCACGGCGTTCGTCGGGTTCATGATCCGCGAGTAGATGTTGCCGGCCTCCTGCAGGCCGAAGAGGTCGGCGGCGTGCTCGGCGTCCTCGAACTCGTAGGACGTGGTCTGGTAGATCGGCGGTGCCCGGGCGCCGGTCGTCGGGTCGGCCTCCTGGCCGGCGTGCAGCGAGTCGGTGTACAGGTCGTCGCGGTCGAACATGCTGTGGTAAATCCCGTCGCTGAACCCCATAAAACCACCCCCGAACCGAAAAGCGCGTCCGGCGGCGGGCCGCCCTCAGTCCGAGAAGAGGCTCGTGTGGACGGGGGCGAACTCGTCGCCGGCGTCCTCGTCGGCTGCCGTGTCCGAGACGGCCTTGCCGGCGACGCCCGAGTCGAGGAAGTCCGCCAGCGGCGGCCCGACGCGGTCCGGCTCGACGAGGAACGCGTCGTGGCCGTGGTCGGAGTCGACGACGTGGTGGGCCGTCCGGGCGTCGGTCGCCCGGAACGCCTCGGCCAGCCGCTCTGACTGCGCGACGGTGAAGTGCCAGTCGCCGGTGAAGGAGAGGAGCAGCGCCTCGCCGTCGTAGGCCGCCAGCGCGTCCGCGTCGTCCTCGTAGCCCGACGCGAGGTCGTAGTTGTCCATCGCGCGCGTCAGGTAGAGGTAGGAGTTGGCGTCGAACCGCTCGGCGAACTTCTCGCCCTGGTAGTCGAGGTACGACTCGACCTCCCGGTAGGGGAAGAAGCCCGCTGCGGGGTCGGTCGGGAAGGCGTCCCGGCCGGCGTCCATCCCGGCCGAACGCCGCCCGAACTTGTCCTCCATCGACGACTTCGAGAGGTACATGACGTGGCCGATCTGGCGGGCCAGCGACAGCCCCTCCGTCGGGTGGTCGTCGCCGTAGTAGTCGCCGCCGTTCCAGTTCGGGTCGGTGGTGATCGAGCGGCGGGCGATGGCGTCCAGCGCGAGGCACTGCGGGTCGAGGCGGGCGGCCGCGGCGATGACGATGACGCGGTCGGCGTGGTCGGGGTGGCGCTTCGCCCAGTCGAGGACGTTCATCCCGCCGACGCTGCCGCCGACGACGGCGTGGAGGTGCGGGACGCCGAGTTCGTTGAGGAGGCGGCGCTGTGCGCGCGTCCAGTCGGCGACGGTCACCGCGGGGAAGTCGGTGCCCCAGGGCTCGCCGGTCTCGGGGTTCGTGGAGGCGGGCCCCGAGGAGCCGTAACAGGACCCCGGGATGTTCGCACAGATCACGTAGTACTCGGTGGTGTCGACGGCCTTCCCGGGGCCGACGATGTCGTCCCACCAGGCGTGGGCCTGCCCGGCGGTGTCGGCCCGTCGTCTACTGCCGGCGACGTGCTGGCTGCCGGTGAGAGCGTGGCAGACGAGCACGGCGTTGTCGCCGGTGAACTCGCCGTAGGTCTCGTAGGCGATCTCGAGGTCGGGGATCGACTCCCCGCACTCGAAGGTGAACTCGCCGAGCGAGACGGTCTCCTGCGTCATAGTACGTTGTCCAGGTCCGCGATCACGTCGTCGACGTCCTCGAGGCCCACCGAGAGGCGGACGAGGTCGGGCGTGACGCCGCTCTCGCGCTGCTGTGCTTCCGTGAGCTGTGCGTGCGTGGTCGAGGCCGGGTGGATGACCAGCGTCCGTGCGTCCCCGATGTTGGCCAGGAACTTCGCGATTTCGGTCTCCTCGCAGATTCGCTTCGCGGCCTCGAAGCCGCCCTCGGGGCCGAACGCGACCATCCCGCCGTAACCACCCTGGAGATATCTGCTGGCCGCGTCGTGCGTCTCGTGGTCGTCGAGGCCGGGGTAGGTGACCCAGGCGACCTCGGGGTGGTCGTCGAGGTACTCGGCGACGGCCTGAGCGTTCTCGCAGTGCCGCTCCATCCGGAGCTGGAGGGTCTCGACGCCCTGGAGGGTCACCCAGGCGTCGAACGGGGACTGCTGGTCGCCGATGCTGCGGGAGGCGCGCTGCCGGGCGGCCATCGTCACGGCGCGGTCGCCGAACCGCTCGGCGAAGTTCACGCCGTCGAAGGCCGGGTTGGGGGCGGCGATCTCGGGGTACTTCTCGGGGTGGTCGGCGAAGGGGAAGGAGCCGTCGGTGACGAGCACGCCGCCAAGGGTCGTCCCGGAGCCGTGGATCCACTTGGTGGTCGACTCCCAGACGACATCGGCGCCGTGTTCGAGCGGTCGACACAGTGCGGGCGTCGCGAACGTGTTGTCGACCACGAGGGGGACGCCGTGCTCGTGGGCGACGTCGGCGATGGCCTCCAGCGGCGGCGTCACCAGCGAGGGGTTGCCGATGGTCTCGCAGTGGACGTAGGCGGTGTCCTCGTCGATGGCCGCGGCGTAGGCCTCGGGGTCGAGGGTGTCGACGAACCGCGCCTCGATGCCGCGGCGACCGGCGGTGTGCGTGAGGTAGGCGTGGGTGCCGCCGTAGATGGACGAGGCGGAGACGACGTTGTCGCCGGCCTCGGCGAGGACGAGCGTCGCGGCGTCGAGGGCGCCCATCCCGGCCGCGGTGGCGAGGGCGTCGACGCCGCCCTCCAGCGACGCGAGCCGCTCCTCGAGGGCGCGGACGGTCGGGTTGGCGATGCGAGAGTAGACGTTCCCCTCGTCCTCCAGCGCGTAGCGGGAGGCGGCGATATCGGCGTCGGGGAACTCGTAGGAGGTCGTCTGGTAGATCGGCGGCGCCGCGGCGCCCGTCGACGGGTCTGGCCCCTGACCGACGTGGAGACACCGCGTGCCGAACCCCAGCTGCCCCCCGCCAGCCGAGGCCGACTCCGTTCCCTGCCGGTCCTCGTCGTTCATGTATAGCGTGCATATCACTCCACACTTCTATAACTACCAGTTACGGCAAGGTTTGCCCGTCCCGACAGTCGCCTCGCCCGCTGGGGATTCTTCGGCGGAGCGGTCGTCTCGTCCCGGCGCCCCGCGGCGAACCCCCTCGTTGCACCTGGAACATCGCAGACGGCGACGGGGTCGAGGCGCCGCTGACCACTTTCACTCCGGCGGGTTTCGTCCCCGGAAGCAGTGGTGCGGGGTGCCAGCCCGAAGACAGAGCCAACGGCTGTGGCCGTTAGCCACCCCCGAAGAGGGCCGCCGAACTAAACAACCCTCAGACCGGCTCAGTGTTCGATACACGAGCGGGCGGCGTGTCGTCCGTCATTCGAGGAAGCTGCGACCCGCCCGCTCGTCGGTCGACCGTCTGACATCTCCACGCGAAACAAAGGGGTAACCGAGCCGAAGGACATGGAAATCGCTTCCGTGGCGCGCGTCGCTACTGCCGTTCGACTTCGTGACGACCGAAGCCGTAGCGGAGCCGATTGGCGAGGCGGCGCGAGAACTTGCCGTCCTCGCCGACCCGGGAGTCGAAGCGCTCGCCGAGCGCCTCGTAGATGAGCGGGACGGCGACCTCCTGTTCGAGCGCCTCCTGGACCGTCCAGGTGCCGGTCGACCCGCCGGCGACGTGGTCGGCGACGTCGCCGAGGTCCGACCCCTCCTCGCGGAACGCCTCCTCGCAGAGCTCCAGCAGCCACGACCGGATGACCGCGCCGTTGTTCCACGTGCGCGCGACGGACTCCATGTCGAGGTCGTAGCGGCCCTCGTGGAGCAGTTCGAACCCCTCCCCGTAGGCCTGCATCAGCGCGTACTCGACGCCGTTGTGGACCATCTTCACGTAGTGGCCCGAGCCGAGCGCGCCCATGCGGTCGTGGCCGTCCGGCCCGGTGGCGACGGCGTCGAAGACGGGCGTCATCGCCTCGTAGGCCCACTCCGGGCCGCCGATCATCAGCGAAAAGCCGAGTTCCGCGCCGGCCGGGCCGCCGGAGGTGCCGCAGTCGAGGTAGGCGGCCTCGAGGGCCTCGCCGCGGTCGACCGACTTCTCGAAGTGGGAGTTGCCGCCGTCGACGACGACGTCGTCGGCGTCGAGGTGGGGTTCGAGTTCCTCGAGGGTCGCGTCGACGGCGTCGCCAGCGGGTACCATCAGCCAGACGCGCTTCTCGTCGGGGAGCCGGTCGACGAGGTCCGCGACGGAGTCTGCGGGTTCGGAACCCGCGTCGGCGGCCGCCGCGACGGCCTCGTCGTCGAGGTCGAACGCCACGACGTCGTGGCCCGCGTCCTGCACCCGGTCGACGACGATGCGGCCCATCCGGCCGAGACCGATAACACCCAGTTGCATACCCGGTCGTCGTCGGCCCGACAGGTGAGGATTGTGATTCGGGGCGGCTCGCCCGCTGGAAACTGATATAAATGGCCGGCTAGAGGCGCCGATAACCCTTTTTGAATAGTTGCAGTTGTCTCGATCCGAAACGATGCGTGGCCAGTTCACCCGGCGAGGGCTCCTCCGCCTCGCCGCCGCAGCCGGGATCGCCCCCAGCGTCGCGGGGGGCGCCTCGGCCGCGCTCCCGTCGGACCCGGAGGGGCTCGACGGGGTCGACGGCGACTGGTACGAACGCGAGTTCCGCAACTACGCGAAGACCCAGGAGGCCCCCGCAGAGCAGGCCTCCGACCCGGACTTCATGGTCCGCTGGCAGCGCCGCAGCCAGCGCAACGCCGCCAGCTACGCCGAGCGCGTCGCCGCCGAACCCGGCTGGCGGAGCCACGCGAACCTCTGTGCGACGTGGGGCGAGCAGTGCACCGGCGACCCCGCCCTCTACCGCGACGTCGACTCCCGCGACTTCTACGGCACCACCGGCGAGCGCCGCCGCGTCGCCTTCTTCGACCGCCAGGGCGCCCGTCTCTCCGGCCACCTCTGGACGCCCGTCGACGCCGACCCGGGCGACGACCTGCCGGGGGTCGTGATCACCAACGGCTCCGTCCAGGCGCCCGAACCGCTCTACTGGTGGGCCGCCCAGGCGCTCGTCGAGGCCGGCTACGTCGTCCTCACGTACGACCCGCGGGGCCAGGGCCGCTCCGACAGCGTCACGCCCGACGGCGCTCCCGGCGGCAACGCCAACGGCTCGGTGTTCGTCTCCAACCAGGTCGACGCCGTCGACTTCTTCCGGTCGACGCCGGAGTCGCCGTACGGTCCCAACGCCGAGTACGACCGCGGCGACGGCGCGCCCGTCGAACCGCACAACCCGGCGTTCGACCTGCTCGACCCCGACGTCCGCGAGTCCGGTGGCGACCGCCTCGGCATCGCCGGCCACTCGGCGGGCGCCATGGGCGCCAGCATCGTCCAGGGGTTCGCGGACGACGACTGGCCTGGCGTTCACGACGGCAACCCGGTCGACGCGGTCGTCGCCTGGGACAACCTCGGGGACGGCGACGACGTCGGCGGCGGACCCGCCGGCGCCGTCACCGACGCGACGGAGTTCGCCGAGACGGTCCCCGAGGGCGACGTCGAACCCCGCGTCCCGGCGATGGGCCAGTCCGGCGACTACTTCCTGACGCCGACGCCCCACGAGCGGCCGCCCGACCCCGACGCGAAGGCCACGGGGTTCGAGCGGTGGCGCGACGCGGACGTCCCCGCCTGCCAGTTGGTCGTCCGCGGCGGCACCCACTACGAGTGGTCGCTGCTCCCGACGTTCCCCGCGACGTCGTGGGACTTCGGCAACGCACTCGCCGAGCACTACACCGTCGCCTGGTTCGACCGCTGGCTGAAGGACCCTGACGAAGACGGCTACCACGACGCCGACGACCGGCTGCTGGCGGACGACGCCTGGGCCGACCACTTCAGCTTCCACTACCGGTCGAAGCGGGCCTTCCCGGGCCGCGACCGGCAGTACCACGAGTGCGACGACATCCGGGCCGGCTGCGACGCGCCGTCGCCGCCCGGGCAGTAGCCGCAGTGCAGAAGCGAGGTGGGAACCCGAATCGGAGAGCGCCGCCGGAACCGTCGTAAGCGAACCTTTTTACCGGGAAGGACCCACCGAACGGGTATGCGCGCGACCCAGTCGGTAGTACGTGGGCTGTAATCGCGCCTTCTCCGGGGGCGCACGTTCGAATCGCCTACCGACTGGTCTACGCGACACCCAATCATGAGCGAGGTTCCAGACGACTACGATCCCGACGAGGCAGAACAGCAGTGGCGCCGGCAGTGGCAGGAGTCGGATGTCTACGGCTACGACGACGACCCCGAGCGCCCCGACTACGTCATCGACACGCCGCCGCCGTACCCGACCGGCAACCTCCACATCGGGAACGCGCTGGGCTGGTGCTACATGGACTTCGCGGCCCGCTACCACCGGCTGCGTGGCGACGACGTCCTGTTCCCGCAGGGGTGGGACTGCCACGGCCTGCCCACCGAGGTGAAGGTCGAGGAGAACCGCGACGTCCACCGCTCCGAGGTCTCCCGCGAGCAGTTCCGCGAGTGGTGCATCGAGCACACCGAAGAGCAGATCGAGGCGATGAAGGAGACGATGCACACCCTCGGGTTCTCTCAGGACTGGGCCCACGAGTACAAGACGATGGACCCGGAGTACTGGGGGGAGACCCAGCGGTCCTTCGTCGAGATGGCCGACGACGACTACGTCTACCAGGACGAGCACCCGGTCAACTGGTGTCCGCGCTGCGAGACGGCCATCGCCGACGCGGAGGTCGAGAACGAGGACCACGAGGGCACGCTGTACTACGTCTCCTTCGACGGCGTCGACAACGACGACATCGAGATCGCGACGACGCGACCGGAACTGCTGGCGGCCTGCGTCGGGATGGCGGTCGACCCCGACGACGAGCGGTACGCCGACCGCATCGGCGACACCTTCGAGGTGCCGCTGTTCGAGCAGGAGGTCGAGCTCATCGCCGACGCGGACGTCGACTCCGACTTCGGCACCGGCGCCGTCATGATCTGCACCTTCGGCGACAAGCAGGACGTCGACTGGTGGGCCGAGCACGACCTCGACCTCCGGCCGGTGTTCACCGAGGACGGCCACCTGAACGACCTGGCCGGCGAGTTCGAGGGCCTGGCCATCGACGAGGCGAAGGAGGAGATCGCGACCGCCCTCCAGAAGTCCGGCCACCTGAACGACGAGGAGACCACCGAGCAGTCGGTCGGGCAGTGCTGGCGCTGCGACACCCCCATCGAGATCCTCTCGAAGGAGCAGTGGTTCGTCACCGTCGACCAGGGGGAGATCCTCGAGACAGCCCAGGAGGTCGAGTGGTTCCCCGAGCACATGTACGACCGCCTCGAGGACTGGGCCGAGGGGATGGAGTGGGACTGGGTCATCTCCCGGCAGCGCGTCTTCGCGACGCCCATCCCGGCCTGGGAGTGCGACGACTGCGATCACGTCGAGATCGCCGGCGCGGGCGAGGTCCCGGTCGACCCGACGACCGAGGCCCCCGCCGTCGGCGATTGCCCGCAGTGCGGCGGGCACGCCTGGACCGGCGAGACCGACGTGATGGACACGTGGATGGACTCCTCGATCTCGCCGATGTTCGTCGCCGGCTGGCCGGACGACGAGTTCGAGCCCGTCCAGCTGCGCGAGCAGGGCCACGACATCATCCGGACGTGGGCGTTCTACACCATCCTCCGGACCGCCGCCGTCACCGACGAGCACCCCTGGGAGGAGGCGCTCATCAACGGGATGGTCTTCGGCGAGGACGGCAACAAGATGTCGAAGTCCCGCGGCAACTTCGTCCAGCCCGAGGAGGTCGTCGAGGAGTACGGCGCCGACGCCTTCCGGCAGGCGATGGCGCTGGGCGGCCAGCCCGGCACCGACATCCAGTTCCAGTGGAAGGAGGTCACCTCCGCGAGCCGCTTCCAGACGAAGGTCTGGAACATCACGAAGTTCGCGTCGGGCCACCTCGACGAGGACACCCCCGCGATCAGCGACCCGGCGTACCGCGACGCCGACGAGTGGATCCTCTCGAAGTGCGCCCGCATCGCCGAGTCGGTCGCCGACGACATGGACGAGTACCGCTTCGACAGTGCGCTCCGGCAGGTCCGGGACTTCGTCTGGCACGACCTCGCCGACGACTACCTCGAACTCGTGAAGGGCCGCCTCTACGAGGGCCGCCCCGGCGAACGGAAGGCCGCCGAGCACGCACTCTACACCGCGCTCACCGCATCGCTGCGGATGCTCGCGCCGTTCGCGCCGTTCATCACCGAGGAGGCCTGGAGCCACCTGCCGACCGAGGGTAGCGTCCACGAGGCCGACTGGCCGGACCTCCCCGACTGCGACCCCGAGGCCGAGGAGCGCGGCGAGCTCGTCGCCGAGGTCGCGGCGACGGTCCGCGGCTGGAAGTCCGACGAGGGCAAGCCGCTGAACGCCGACCTCGACCGCGTCGAGGTCTACCTCGACGAGGAGCGCCCGCTCGACACCTACGACCTCGCCGACACGGTCAACGGCCCGGTCTACGTCGAGGAGGGCCGCCCGAACGTCGAGCTGGTGCCCGTCGACGTCGACGTCGAGCACAGCGAGCTCGGCCCGGTGTTCCGCGACCAGGCCGGCGACGTCGTGGCGGCCCTGGAGGCCGCCGACCCCGCGGAGCTGCAGGCCGAACTGACCACGAAGGGCCACGTCGAACTCGACCTCGACGGCGAGACGGTCACGGTCGAGGACGAGATGTTCGACGTCGTCGAGGAGCAGCGCGCCGAGAGCGGCGAGGAGGT includes:
- a CDS encoding O-acetylhomoserine aminocarboxypropyltransferase/cysteine synthase family protein, producing the protein MNDEDRQGTESASAGGGQLGFGTRCLHVGQGPDPSTGAAAPPIYQTTSYEFPDADIAASRYALEDEGNVYSRIANPTVRALEERLASLEGGVDALATAAGMGALDAATLVLAEAGDNVVSASSIYGGTHAYLTHTAGRRGIEARFVDTLDPEAYAAAIDEDTAYVHCETIGNPSLVTPPLEAIADVAHEHGVPLVVDNTFATPALCRPLEHGADVVWESTTKWIHGSGTTLGGVLVTDGSFPFADHPEKYPEIAAPNPAFDGVNFAERFGDRAVTMAARQRASRSIGDQQSPFDAWVTLQGVETLQLRMERHCENAQAVAEYLDDHPEVAWVTYPGLDDHETHDAASRYLQGGYGGMVAFGPEGGFEAAKRICEETEIAKFLANIGDARTLVIHPASTTHAQLTEAQQRESGVTPDLVRLSVGLEDVDDVIADLDNVL
- the gnd gene encoding phosphogluconate dehydrogenase (NAD(+)-dependent, decarboxylating); its protein translation is MQLGVIGLGRMGRIVVDRVQDAGHDVVAFDLDDEAVAAAADAGSEPADSVADLVDRLPDEKRVWLMVPAGDAVDATLEELEPHLDADDVVVDGGNSHFEKSVDRGEALEAAYLDCGTSGGPAGAELGFSLMIGGPEWAYEAMTPVFDAVATGPDGHDRMGALGSGHYVKMVHNGVEYALMQAYGEGFELLHEGRYDLDMESVARTWNNGAVIRSWLLELCEEAFREEGSDLGDVADHVAGGSTGTWTVQEALEQEVAVPLIYEALGERFDSRVGEDGKFSRRLANRLRYGFGRHEVERQ
- a CDS encoding alpha/beta hydrolase family protein, with the translated sequence MRGQFTRRGLLRLAAAAGIAPSVAGGASAALPSDPEGLDGVDGDWYEREFRNYAKTQEAPAEQASDPDFMVRWQRRSQRNAASYAERVAAEPGWRSHANLCATWGEQCTGDPALYRDVDSRDFYGTTGERRRVAFFDRQGARLSGHLWTPVDADPGDDLPGVVITNGSVQAPEPLYWWAAQALVEAGYVVLTYDPRGQGRSDSVTPDGAPGGNANGSVFVSNQVDAVDFFRSTPESPYGPNAEYDRGDGAPVEPHNPAFDLLDPDVRESGGDRLGIAGHSAGAMGASIVQGFADDDWPGVHDGNPVDAVVAWDNLGDGDDVGGGPAGAVTDATEFAETVPEGDVEPRVPAMGQSGDYFLTPTPHERPPDPDAKATGFERWRDADVPACQLVVRGGTHYEWSLLPTFPATSWDFGNALAEHYTVAWFDRWLKDPDEDGYHDADDRLLADDAWADHFSFHYRSKRAFPGRDRQYHECDDIRAGCDAPSPPGQ